From the Panthera leo isolate Ple1 chromosome C1, P.leo_Ple1_pat1.1, whole genome shotgun sequence genome, one window contains:
- the LOC122228478 gene encoding LOW QUALITY PROTEIN: olfactory receptor 12-like (The sequence of the model RefSeq protein was modified relative to this genomic sequence to represent the inferred CDS: inserted 1 base in 1 codon): MPLHRNGNLPMVYFQDFVLEGFQGGPETQALLFAVFLNMYMVIVMGNLTIIMVTTLDARLHSSSSCVIAPSAPANFFSPPKVITFXCATQLFFISLLVTTEGFLLGVMARDHFMAVCSPLCYPITMCHSAYTHLVLGTYCGGCLNSVVQTSLTFLLPFCSSNCINHIFCDVSPLLQLACGSTAINELLLFDICGLIIVGVTFVVLISYGYITVTILRMRSGAGRRKVFSTCGSRVTVVTLFVGTVFVMYAQPGAIESMEQGKVVSVFYTLVIPMLNPLIYSLRNKDVKEALWRLGQRHMVT, encoded by the exons ATGCCATTGCACAGAAATGGGAACCTCCCCATGGTCTACTTTCAAGATTTTGTGCTGGAGGGATTTCAGGGTGGCCCGGAGACCCAGGCTCTGCTCTTTGCTGTTTTCCTGAACATGTACATGGTAATTGTGATGGGGAACCTCACTATTATCATGGTCACCACCTTGGATGCCCGCCTGCACTCTTCTTCCTCATGTGTCATTGCCCCCAGTGCCCCGGCCAACTTCTTCTCCCCACCCAAGGTCATCACCT GCTGTGCCACCCAGTTATTCTTCATCTCCTTACTGGTCACCACTGAAGGCTTCCTCCTGGGCGTCATGGCCCGTGACCATTTCATGGCCGTCTGCAGCCCCCTGTGCTACCCCATCACCATGTGCCACTCTGCCTACACTCACCTGGTGCTGGGCACCTACTGTGGAGGCTGCCTCAACTCTGTTGTGCAGACCAGCCTCACATTCCTCCTCCCATTCTGCAGCTCCAACTGCATCAACCACATCTTTTGTGACGTGTCCCCTCTGCTCCAGCTCGCCTGTGGCAGCACAGCCATCAACGAACTTCTCTTGTTTGACATCTGTGGGCTCATCATTGTGGGTGTGACATTTGTAGTCCTCATCTCCTATGGCTACATCACAGTGACCATCCTGAGGATGCGCTCAGGAGCTGGGAGACGCAAGGTCTTCTCCACCTGTGGCTCCCGCGTGACTGTAGTGACTCTCTTTGTTGGGACTGTCTTTGTCATGTATGCCCAGCCAGGAGCCATTGAGTCCATGGAGCAGGGCAAGGTGGTCTCTGTCTTCTACACGTTGGTCATCCCAATGCTCAATCCTCTCATCTACAGTCTTCGAAACAAGGATGTGAAGGAGGCCCTGTGGAGGCTGGGCCAGAGACACATGGTCACATGA